In Apium graveolens cultivar Ventura unplaced genomic scaffold, ASM990537v1 ctg5783, whole genome shotgun sequence, a single window of DNA contains:
- the LOC141702834 gene encoding protein DOG1-like 4, with product MATSGENSLNVVHQHQTFQDFIEKWTAQLRNFLGDLVATIRDASADNTGLIKRVMDHYEEYFQVKSYWVKQDVLQMFNPTWATPLEYAFSWIAGWRPLLAIHLLYTLAGFQLDDLVTEHGLEVPTDWLTLSPVQVARVGELHSRIVEEEKVISEEKESVVRIVELNEERVDAVFREKEEGLERVVRRADELRLSTFKEIVEVLMPSQGVRFLVAAVEFQFGLHDWGRRMEANMAGGGV from the coding sequence ATGGCCACTAGTGGTGAGAACTCACTGAACGTTGTTCACCAACACCAAACTTTCCAAGATTTCATAGAGAAATGGACAGCTCAACTAAGAAACTTTCTCGGTGATCTTGTTGCGACAATTAGGGATGCGTCAGCTGATAATACCGGGCTTATCAAACGCGTTATGGATCATTACGAGGAGTATTTTCAAGTCAAATCATATTGGGTCAAACAAGATGTTCTTCAAATGTTTAACCCTACTTGGGCTACTCCACTTGAATATGCTTTCTCTTGGATAGCTGGATGGAGGCCCCTTCTAGCTATCCATTTACTCTACACCTTAGCCGGGTTCCAGCTAGATGACTTGGTTACTGAACATGGTCTCGAGGTCCCTACTGACTGGCTCACGCTTAGTCCTGTTCAAGTGGCTAGGGTGGGCGAGTTGCATTCAAGGATTGTGGAAGAGGAGAAGGTGATAAGTGAGGAGAAGGAAAGTGTTGTGAGAATTGTGGAGTTGAATGAGGAGCGAGTTGACGCGGTTTTCAGAGAGAAGGAAGAGGGATTGGAGAGGGTGGTGAGGAGGGCGGATGAGTTGAGGCTGAGTACGTTTAAAGAGATTGTTGAGGTTCTGATGCCGAGTCAGGGTGTTAGGTTCTTGGTTGCTGCTGTCGAGTTTCAATTCGGGCTTCATGACTGGGGAAGACGTATGGAGGCTAATATGGCTGGAGGAGGTGTCTAA